One window of the Tubulanus polymorphus chromosome 11, tnTubPoly1.2, whole genome shotgun sequence genome contains the following:
- the LOC141913278 gene encoding protein lin-7 homolog C-like, protein MSRMAEPLTLERDVNRAIELLEDLQKNDNIQSAKLASLQKVLQSDFFHAVREVYEHVYETVDISGSPEVRANATAKATVAAFAASEGHSHPRVIELPKTEEGLGFNVMGGKEQNSPIYISRIIPQGVADRNGGLKRGDQLLSVNGVSVEGEHHEKAVDLLKAAHGTVKLVVRYAPKILEEMEGRFDRQRRAKFDK, encoded by the exons ATGTCCAGGATGGCTGAACCCTTAACGTTAGAAAGAG ATGTTAACCGAGCTATTGAGTTACTTGAAGATTTACAAAAAA ATGACAACATTCAATCCGCGAAGCTAGCCAGTCTTCAGAAAGTATTACAGAGTGATTTCTTCCACGCCGTGCGCGAGGTTTACGAACATGTTTACGAGACTGTGGATATTTCCGGTAGTCCCGAAGTGAGGGCGAATGCTACTGCTAAG GCGACTGTTGCAGCGTTCGCGGCAAGCGAAGGTCATTCTCACCCTCGCGTAATCGAACTGCCGAAAACAGAGGAAGGGCTCGGTTTCAATGTGATGGGCGGCAAAGAGCAGAATTCGCCGATTTATATTTCGCGTATTATACCACAAGGTGTCGCTGATCGTAACGGTGGACTGAAACGAGGCGATCAACTCCTTTCCGTTAACGGTGTG TCAGTCGAAGGAGAACATCATGAAAAAGCAGTTGATTTACTCAAAGCTGCTCATG GTACGGTTAAACTAGTTGTACGATACGCCCCGAAAATCTTGGAAGAAATGGAAGGACGTTTCGACCGACAGCGAAGAGCGAAATTCGATAAATAA